The sequence CTCTCTGCCCCCAGCTGTCCCCCAGCAGAGCCCCGTGGGGAAGCAGAGTCCCCCCTAGCATCCCCGCACCAGCTGGCCGCTCTCACCTCTCCAGGCATGTGTGGGGCAGCGCTGCTAATCCTTTGCACATCTTGGCAGGCTGTAGTTTTCCTCAGCCGTGAGAAAAGTGTGAGCGATGGCTAAAGCAGGCAGCAGCGGCTGAGTCTGCAGCCTGGCTCCCGCCTCTCACTCCTATATAGTGCTGGGAGCTGGACCCCCGCCAGCCCCGTAACCAATGCCGTCTGTCCTGCCGCAGCTGGCCCCAGCCCTGGCGgcttctggattttgttttctcctctctaAGCttacatgggggaaaaaatgtgtgttttctggGGTGAGATCAGGTAATCAAATTGGAAGGGCCAAGCTGCTATTTGGGGGCCTTCAGGAAGCCCACAGGGTTTCTTCTTAAGGATATATCAGGGTCCAGGTCAGTATTTAGAAAAGCCAAGTAGAAATGCTTCATTCAAGCAAGattttttccaatgaaaaatgtcacttccataaaaataaaagtgctCATGAGAAGTCTTGCTGTTGATTTCAAGGCTGTGGTTAGTATCAAAACATCCACAGCTTCAACAGTGGTTACTGGCTGGTAACATTGACTTCTGTTCCAGAACAAATTCATTTTAATGtaagcttaaaaataaacacatctgtTAATTGTAGCAAATGTTTCAGTTCGATCTGACAGTGACACTTGGATGAAGCCCAGAAGAATTCCCACCCAGAATTTTGTTATGTGGAAAATTCAGACCCTTTTTCCAACCCCCTTCTCAGAGCAGTAAAACACACAGCAGAACGCGGAGCTGCCCACGACGATGTAGGATGTAGGGCCTGAGCAGGGACCAGTCCCTGCTTCCCCCTTGTATGGCACTGCCCCACTGGGATGCAGCCCCCCGCTTGCCTAAAGCTTAGGTGCTGCCCAGTACCacagtgtttctgttttcttggaTAAGATCCCTTTGATTGCTCCACTAACTTGCAATCACAGAGCCAGGGCCTCCCTACAGTCACAACATCTGTGTCATGATTTTCTCCCAGCATCAGCCAGGCACCCAGACACAGTGTAGGTGCAACCCCAGCAAGTGAGGCCACCTGCTGAGAGGCCACTCATGGCAAACAGGGACCAGCCTGGCTCCGAAGGGTCCCATAGCCAAAGCCCTGATTTGGTGTCTCTCCACAGCTGCTCAGGAGCAGGATGAGCTGCCGCCAGCAGCTTCAATGGAGTCACTCCTAACACGGCTTAGTGGTGCTTGGCACGGAGAGGGTAACCACTGCCACCTCAGACATTTCTCTCCTGCCTTCCAGCTGGGATGCGACAGCCCATCCTCAGCAGGTCACCCAGGGTACGGTGTGCAGCCAGACTAGAGCTAGCACAAGGGGAAAATCCTCAAACACACACCAGGTGGCCTCAGGGGCCTCAGCACCAGCTCTGGTGCAGTTTGTGTAGCAGGACTTGCTCACACACACAGGCCTTTGCCACTCCACACAGGTGCCTGGGCAATTACACCCACTGCGGCATAGGCGCATGCAGAGGGCGtgcagctcctctctgcctccacctcctgctccagcccagccaggGCACCCCTGGACATCCCACTTGGGCTGTGGGCTCAGGGCTCACTCTGAAAATCTGCCATGTGCCCATCCCTGACCTCAGCTGCCTACAGAATGTGCATCTGGGTAATGGAATAGGCAACCTTGCTCTCAGCTTGGCGGTCCACAGCCCAAGGGCTGTAACAACCTTAATTGCCCTGACCAGCCCCACCTGCCTCCTTAGCCCAGGGGTGCATTTAAGCTCAGCCCTGGGTCCTCTTTTCTCACTAGGCAGTGTTAGAGGTGTATGTGGCTCTGGCTCTTGGATGGACCTTGGACCTGCATTTCAGTCCTGTCTGGCTGTTTTGAGATTATGCAGCAAGCCAGTGATTCAGCATGTGGGTACAGTAACCAAAAGCTGGAAGTCTGCTAGAACCAATGCCTCCCTGGAGAGCTTGGGCTAGCTTTTTACTGGCTTGTAatggaaaatgaatgaaaaaagtGCAGCCTAAAATTTCAGAGGATGAGATGCTTGAATGGGGTTTGGGCTGATTACAGACTGCTGGATGCACCCAAGCAGGAGAGCCAGACCTGGGGTTTGGGGGCTGCCCCTTCCTACTGCCTGGCATTGATGTGCCCACCAGCCCACCTTGTGCCTTGCAGATGGGGCAAGGAAACAATGGCAGCCCCAGAGGATGGAGGTACTTCTTCACAGGCTGCTATCATTTTGCCCTTTGCACAGAGGAGTCAGGGGGAGGCTCTGTTACTAGCATGGAGGTGCCTCACTGCAATTTGGAAATAGCCCAAGTGCCCCATCTCCCAGCAGCTGGGATGCAGCCCCCTGCTCTCCAAGGGCCAGCAGCCTTGCAAGCTTAGCATGTTTGCTGGGTTGTGCCAGTTGCCCTCAGGGCTGGAGAGCATGTCAGGGCCATTGTTTCCTAGCAGGGATGTCACCAGGGTATCTCAGAGCCAGGTCAGTGCCTGCCAGCTCTGTGGCTGCTTTGAAAAGCTTCTATGAAGCCAAGGTGCTGCCTGCAGGGTGCTTTAGCACCCGGCTGAGCACCCCTGGCGTTGAGGTGAGCAGGGGACAGTGAGGGGTGGGTGAGAGTCACCAGTGGTTCTCACAGCCACTGGGTTGGGAAGGGTGGTGGGGCCATGGGACCGCATGGGAAACCCCTGCAGCCGTGTGCTGGGCTGCTGAGCCATTGGGAACACAGCTATTTTTTATCATTAATCTTCAGTAATAAAGTCAGCGTTGGAAATCCCGGGAGAGCTTAGATCAGTGGGATCAGGCGGTTTGTGTGAATGCTGTCCAGCAGACACCGAGCACCCTCACATGCTCTCTTTCCAGCTACAGCCGGGGCTGCATGCCCCTGGAAAGCAGGCACGCCGGGGGCATGGCTCCAGCTCTGCAGACCTTCTGCTGCCTGGAAGAGCCTGGAGCTTTGCCCCGCGAGACCCCACAGAGGAATCGGGTCTGACCCCTAAAGACTTTACCTCTTTCAGTCTTGGGTGGGCAAATCCTTCTGGTGCTGTGGCTCTGCCATAGTTCAGTGACCAATGCTCTATGATCTCTTCCACTGCCCCAGGGTGGGGGTTTAATGAATGCACAGAGCAAGCTGGGGAAATTGAGGTCTAAAATGAGTGATGAAGCTTCATGTGAGAGAATCATAACAAAGTTATACCATGCACTGGGATTGCAGTTGTGCATTTTAGCAGAGATTTatctgaaacactggaaaagaaaCCATATACCATTGAGCAGAAACAAGGGTTACACAGAAATAGCTTGTATTTTCCACAGACCTTTGTCCAGTAAGGAATGTTTGGTTTGTGCATTTAAAGGCTTTAGAGtgctaagaaaatatttccaataaGAAATCCAGACCTTCCTTGTCTTCCCACGACAGCTTAATTTCTTTAAGAGCCCTTCTGGGAGAGCCTTTTGGAGATCCAAATGCACTCTGAGGATCAGATTGTCTTGTGTACACAATGGCTGGTTTCCTCCAAGTGCTCTAGGTTTGTGATTGCAACTGCCCCCTCACAAACCACATGGAATCTCCCATTACACCAGATTTATCCTGGGCTCTGTTATTTCAAGACTTTATCATCCTTTCTAACAACTTGCCTTTTATAGAAGGTAGCCTTGTTGCTTTGCAGTTTCCTGGTTCCCActggaactttttaaaaattagcatcatatttaaaaatattgtctTCTGGTAGAGGGATCACTGTTATTCTCACCCAGGCAAGTATTTGGCAGTTCATCTGAACACTCCTTCTGGCAGATTTTTAACCATgtgtcgccccccccccccccctacctTGGAACAATCATGCAAATGTAGGTCCCCTAAGGAATGGGTGTAATGTGAGACCCTTCACAGCAAAGGTCAATGCAAGTAACTCACCAAGTTTTTCTGTGATAGGCCTTTCCTTCTCATAGAGCCTGATCATATAGTGTCTCTGGAGagctttctgcttctcacatGTCATGATTCGTTTTTATGCCTTTAGGATGCTTTCCTCAAATCTTCTGCGGTCTGGCTTTCACCTGTAGCTTTCCAGAGCTTGTATTCTTTTTTTACTCTCTCATGTGTCTGCAATTTGCACTTCTTTCAAGGTCTTGCCACTTCAGGTGTTCCACTCCCCTGTATAACCACATCACCTTTTTTAAGGCCAGCCtacttctcattttccttttgacattAAATATTACTTTAAAGTTAGTTACTGCTTTTGCTCTCACCAACACAATCTGATCAGTAATTATGGCTCCATGGTCATTTGTTACCTTTTGAGTCAGGCTGGTAACACACAGCATGGGATTACACCATGGCACTGCCTCCTCCGCCAAGCTTCTGGGGTCCAGACCGATGATTAAAACACTTGTGTAGAAGGAAGGAGACAGGGGAtcctggctccctctgcttgctGCATCCAAGTCACTGACACAGGAGCCATGGGTGAGGTCAAGGAGGAGAAAACCCTGGAAAGCAGCATTACCCAGAGCACTGGGACTCTGGCCAGCCGGAAATTCAGGAGTCACGCAAGCCCTGCGTCCCAGCTGCGGAGCTGCAGAGTTCCTCGACCCTGAGCACGAGGCCTGAGAACGGCTGTGGCTGTGACATGGCCCTGCTCCTCATGCCTGCTTTGTGCCTGCATCAGGGTCCTGCTCCCCTTATGGCACCCGGGCAGCGTGGGGCAGGGGCAAGCTCACCCTGGGATGTGCACAGAGCTGGCCTCACCTCTTGCACACGCAGAGCACCCTGGGGAACATGGGGCTGAGGAACTGCAGGAACAGGCAGCTTTGAGTCAATGCAAGTATTTGCATGGTGTTTATGCTACTACAGGTACACAAGTGACAGCCCAGGTCTGAATCACAGCATCTCTCCCTGTAGCCATCCCTCTGCGCCCAGAGCAGATGGGTGAAGACAGGCTGCCTGTTTGCAGAGATCTACTGTGGGCAGAGCCACCACTCCAGGCacctcagccactgctgctgaGCTTCCAGCAGCTCCGCTACCCGAGTGGCACTGGTGCCACTGTGTGCTCAGTGAGGTGCAGCCCCAGCAAAGGCAGCTGTGTGCTGTCTCTGCTTTCCTGTGTCCATCTACAGCACAGCCACTTGCCTCTGCATTCCTTGAAGCATCACCAAAAGACACAATCTGAACAGATGCAGCTGGGTTGGTGATACACAGGTGACAGACACAAATTCAACACAAAGTTGGCACAAACAGACCAGTCACAGGACTTTATTTAAGGCCTGAATTCAAGAAATTGCCTGGATTACACCATTTTCACCCAGATTAGTGTGCTGGATCCAGGCAGCAGAGCACATTTTTCTCCTCACCCACCAGCCAGCACCTGCATTTTTGATCACTTGACAGAATTGGCTGCCATGCAAAGTGCACCTCTGTCTCCACATTAGCCATGCAAGCACCCCCCTCCTCTCCCATGCGTGCATTCCTTCTTGGCCCAGAAGAGCATCTGAATGGTGAATGAAGCCTGTTCCTGCCCATCCCTTTTGCTCTATGTGCTCTGCTGTGGCAGTGCCTTTCCCAGCTCGTGAATAGCCTTGTTCTCCAGCACCTCCACCTTCCCCTTGTCTGGCTGCAGCACACTGGCCACCATAGCCCTGGCCACCATTTCCACAGGCACCGAGTAAGCGGTGGGGAAGACCCGAGCCACAACACCCAGAAACTGCTGGGCCATCCACTCGCCGGGCCGGGACTCCTGGCGCTTGCACAGCAGCACCCTGCAGAGTGAGGAGGTAAGGTGGGTCAGGCTGAAACCATCCTCCAGGGAAAGCTGTAGACTGGGCTCTCCAGCTGCACTGCGGGCCCAGCCCAGCTTGCTAAACCCATGTAGGGGTCATGGGGCTTTGGCAGGGTCCTGAAATGTGACTGAGCTGAGCCCTGTGACACAGAACTCAtttccctgcagtgctgccaAGACCAGAATGCCAGTTACTCCCAAGCAGCAAGAGCACAGTACAGCTGAAAGGATACAGGTAAGTGTCCCCTGCAAAAGGTCAAGGTCTGTGCGGAGATAAGCACTGACCTATGTCGCCCAACCTCTGCTTTCAACCCAAGACTCTTCTCCTTGCACGGCACGTGACATTAGCATTGGGTCAGGCATGGGAAACTGCTGTGCTTGCTCCCTACAGCACTGGGAAGCACTATGCTTGTCCAGAAGCTGCCTTTGCAGCTGATGACTTTCTTCACttctctccccagccctccccttatgcatcctttctccctttcttcatCTCCCAGCCCACTGCCCTGGCAATCCTCCACCTGAGTCCTGTGCCCTCCCTCCTCCGCCGCTACTCACGCTGGCCGGAGAATGGTACAGCGATCAAAACCAACAGCCTGGACCAGGTTCTCCACTTCCCCCTGTCAGAGCAGTCGGGCAGGATGAAAAGAGACAAGGATGACTGCAAGCACCATCCCTGCTGTCCCGTGAAATGTCAGGAGAGAGTTGCTGAGCTGTGAGCAGGATGGCACTAATGCCAGTGCCAAGCTGGTCCAGACCAGGCACCGCCTGGGCAGCAAGCAGCTTTCCAGGAAAAGGCAGTGCGGGGTTGAGCATCCATGGTGGACACACCGACCATTAGTCAGCAGCGCACCCTTGCAACCATCAGGCTAACTGCAACTGTACACTCCTGAGGCAGCGTCTGGACACAGTGTCCAGCCTGGGCGTCCTGGCACAAGGCACCGTCAGACAGTGGCGAGTTCAGCAAAAGTTGGGAGCTGCAGCACACAACATACAGGGCAAAAAGCCTTTTGCGATGGGTACGGTCCCACCTGGGGAGCCTGTGGACTCTCCACTCCTGGATAGTTCATGTCTCAGCTGGACACGGCCCTGAGCCTCCCCATCTAACTGTGAAGCCATTCCAGCATGGGGCTGGGGAGCCAGGGCCGGGCTGGAGACCCCAGTGGGTCGTTCTGGTGGTTTGAAGAGGGAGGTGGATGCTGCATGTGAGTGCTGTGCTGCTTTGGATGAAGCCAGTTGCGTGGCTGTCCTGCCAGGCCCCCTCCCTCACCCCCTTGTCCACGAGCACCAGGAGGACCCTCAGAGCCATTTGCATCCCTTGACGGCTCCGCTCCTGCTTCCTTCCCGCGTGTCCCGGGAGGTGCCCACCCCAGGTCCCCCCTCACCTTCACGCGGAGGTAGAGGAAGCGGCTGTGCTGGTTTGCCCCCTGGGACGACTGCAGGACAAAATGTTTGCAGCCCCCCGCCCgcgccagctctgctgcctgcgccACGTAGTCCCGGTCCACGCGGACAAAGCCGTCCTGCGGGTAAAGGGAGAGGGGGTGAGCGTGGCagggagggggcgggcagggcccgtGCCCCCCGGCGGTTCCACTCACCACGCCGGCCTTGGCCCTGGTGGTGCCCAGGCAGCAGAAGCCGACATCGTGTCCCTGGAAGGCGGCAGCGTGCTCGCTCAGCCGCTCGAAGTCCACCACCGCCTGCTCCTGCGGGGAGGCTGGGGCTCAGCGCCGCCGCCCTGGCCGCCCCCCTGaccgcccccccggccgccgcccccggccccgcgcaccACGGCCGCCCCTGTCTCCTCGCCCAGGCTCAGCCGGCGCCGTCCGACCAGCGTCACCCTGGCGAAGAGCCGACGGGCCAGCAGCTCccgcagcagcgcccggcccgtCTCCCCCGAGGCGCCCAGCACGAAgcaggccccgccgccgccgccgccccccgccgccatgCCGAGGGAGCGGAGGCCGGGCTGGAGGCGGCGCCgtggcggggcgggcccggggcctGGCTTCCGCCCGCCCGGGGCTCACTGCCGCGAGCGCCGCGCTGTGCCCGGCGGGCCGAGGTGCAGCGCAGCACGCTGCAATTCGACATGAGACGAGAGCTTTCTccggggctgggggaggtggTCTCTGGCCCCCcgagcaggggctgccccaggggacCCCCTCAGCCTCGCTGCTGCTCCCAGCGCACGGGGAGATGCATCTGCTGGTGTCCCGCCTCCTGTCCCTCCACCTGGTGTGCTCGCAGTGGCAGAGCCCGCGGCAGAACGCATCCCGGGAGGATCTTTGTGTCCTCCCGGCCCAGGCGGAGGGGATGTGTTCCTGAAGGGATGCTCTGGGAGGTTGGTGACCTGCTGGACAGCTGGGTTCAGTGTGCACTGCAGACTGGGGTGCCCCGTTGCCGTGACCCCTGAGCAGGAGGCAAGTCACATGCCCCAGGCACCAGCTCCAGACTCGGCCGCAGCTGGGGGGCACATACCCCCAAGTGACGGCAGCCCTACCCTCTGGGAGCAGCCCCAGGTACTGGTGGCTCCAGTATGGAACAGCCACTGGTGCCTGAGGAGCGAGGGGACAGAGCCCATTTTCCCGGGGACCCTCACTGAGCAGGTGAGGGGGTGTGCTAGCAAGCACAGGCCTCCTGCTCCAGATCCCTGCCTGGAGCTTGTCCCTCTGACAGGGTTGATGGCAATCATCACCGGGGCGGGGGGAAAGGTGCAGGTCCCACCGGGACCCAACTCGCTCCACGGCTCCGGAGCGGGTGCCTGGGCACCTGGGGGCTCTGCACTGCTGCTCCCACGGGTGGCATCAAGGGGCCTGATGGCACCCTGATCCTGTTTGTCCTGATTCCTGAGGAGGGAGGTGCAGAGGCCTAATAGGCTGCTTTCGGGATCAGCCAGGTGATTTTCCAGCCTGGCGTGTCATCTGAGTGCTCCCTTTGGCTGAGGGCTGAGGATGAATCCCTGGTGCACGTGCCACATGCGAGGCAGGACGCGCGTCATGACCATCACCGGGTTAATGGCCAGCATCCCGCTCCACCTGCCAGTGTGCTGCTGGCACCCATGGCCATGCACCCTGTCCAGCTGGCTGTACCCCGCGGCAACAGGCAAATCCAGGTGGGTGCAGGAGGGGGAGACTGGGACACACCGGGGCTCAGGTGTAGAGGGATGAGTGCTTGAGAGTGGGAGGGGAACCGTACAGTGCAATGCTGTGGAGTATCGGCAGCAATATTTATGGAGCATGTGGTATGCTATAAGGCTTCACGGATGGTGGGGAAACCTCTAGAGAAGGGTGGGATTGGAACGTGTGGGGGCCATGGGGCTCTCCCAGTGCTCATGGTCTGCTTCTCTTCCACGGCAGGGCTCGGTGGGGCAGGCCAGGTGCCAGGGCAACCACTCTCCCGGTGGCATGGGGGCGCGGTGCCGGCGCAGCATGGCATTCGACTGCACGCCCCAGCCAGCAGCCTGGTGCCCTGACTGGATGGCAGGGCTCCCCGATgccctgcccctctcccacctCTCCATCCCTGGCACCCACGACTCCCTCAGCCTGTTCGGTGGCCGACGCCTGCGGTGCCAGAGCTGGGGCCTGGAGTCCCAGCTGGCAGCTGGCATCCGCTTCCTGGATGTGCGCTGCAAGCTGGTACGGGGCGAACTACACATCTACCATCTCTGTACCTTCCAGCGGGCCAGCCTGCGGGGGGTCCTGCGCCGCACCCTGCGCTTCCTCCGTGCCCACCCCGGTGAGGCTGTGCTCATGCGCATCAAAGAGGAGCTGCCTATCTTACCCCAGCCTGGCTTTGCTGCCCGGCTGCACCGCTGCTTGCTGGAGGAGGGACGGGGCCGTGTGTGGTGCCGGGAGGAGGTGCCAACGCTGGGCCAGGCACGGGGGAAGATCGTGGTGCTGGAGGCACTGGCACGGGAGGTGCTGGGCATCCCCTACGAGCAGCTGAGCATCAGTGATGCCTGGAATGTGCTCTCACTTGAGCGCAAGTGGGCCCGGGCACGGCGGCACCTGGAGAAGGCAGCTGGCGGGGACCCCACCACCATGCACCTCACCTTCTGCTCTGGCAACGGGCTCTTCACCTGCCCAGAGGAGGTGGCCCGCTTCGTGAACCCCCGCTGCTACCAGCACCTACGgcgccggggggggcagcccatGCACTGGGGAGTGGTCATCATGGACTTCCCCGGGGCAGGGCTCCTCCGGCTCATCGTGGAGAGCAACACGCCCCAGGCCAGCGGACGCATCACGGTGGCCCCTGGTAACCCCACGGCATCCCCACGGCACCCCCACGGCAGAGGGGGTGGGCGCTGCTGCCGGCACAGCTCCGCTCACTGCCCACACCGGCGTCTGTCAGGACGGACACTACTCCCAGCCCCACGCCTCTGCCGAAGGACGTCAGTGCATGTAGAGCAAAAGCGGGTTTCTAGCTCTCCCTGGGCACCAAGAAGCCTTTGCATGACAACGGTGTGACAGTGCCAGACGTGGCAGGGTTGGCAGCTGTGGTCGGAGCCAGGCAGCCCGGGAAGCTGCCCCCTGCACGCTGCTCTCCCCTGAGGAGCCAGGTACGGTCCTGGTGCAGCACTGGGCCAGCTGGGTCCCCGGCAGAGCAGCAGGGACGGGTGGAACAACAAGGTCCTGACTTTCCTCCTCTCAGGCCGATGAGTTCACCCAAAATGTCTCTCTGCAAAACAGTCCTTTTCCTTTCAagggtaaataaaaataaaaagaagctaGGAAAGCACTCCCTATCTTGCCTTGCCATTTCATAGCAGAAAAGaccttttggttttgcttctcaGCTGTAAAGGGTCTGTACCCCTCTGCCTATGGCTGAAGCACAGTTAAATTGGTGTTTGTAACCATCTTTCTCTTAAAGCAGAGCTGCAAGAGatcagaggaggaggaattcATTTCAAAGGTGACAACAGACAGTTAGGAACATCCTTCCCCTTGttattttagctttgtttttttcttgcagggGCTTTCCTCAAAAGTCAGGACTCTTAGAGAGAGGCAGCTTCAGCAGACATCGTCAATCCCATGCACAGAGAACTGTATGGCCACAGCAGCGGTGATTCAGACAGGACTACCCCATCCCGAGGTTGCACACCTGGGGATGCTGCACAGGGCAAAGCCCAGTGGTTTGCAACAGCGTGGGCAGCATGGACAAGGCAGTTTGTAGATCCAcaaaagtagaggaaaaaaagatcttaaaCACACGTTTTGCCAGCATCTGCCCTacctgcagaaaataaattagcAATTTAAATAGACTGGCAAGTCACAGGACACTAGCTCCTTGGAGCAGAAAGAGGTCCCAGAGGAGAAAGCACCAAACTGCCAGCTGCACTGAAGCACGAAGGTGAGAAAAAGTAGAGGAAAGCTCAGCCCTGGCCTGCCAAAAGGTGAAGAATGGCCTCAATAACAGTCTCATGGGAAACACAGCTGGGCTCAGTGCCTGCTGGAGGGGATGCCACAGGATTTCCTGGCCGGAGGAGAGGACATTGTTTGCTCCACAAGAGCTGGCCCTGACTGGAGACATGGCTCTCAGTGCTGAGTATGTTCATCCACTGGCCCTAGgtgggctgcagcagctctgcccggGGAGCAGGTGAGGACAGAGCCCGTGCTGCAAAGAGCCAGATGGGAGGGGAGCAGGTAACAGTGCGTAGGGGGTGATGGAGGTGACAAACAGAGGAATCTGTCTCTGGGCTTTGTGAGATGGGAGAAGAATGAAATCTCTCCATTAAACTAGATACATGACAAAAGCACTGGTGATATCTGGGGTGCCAGTGTCCTGCTTTGTTGGCTGCCAACGCCTCCAGCACCTGAGGCTGTTGCCCCTGTGTCCAGTCAGCGTGACAGCTCAAGGTATCACTCTCATGTGATGGCTCGAGGTATCACTCTCATGCTGGAAAAATGGGTGCCATTGAGGGAGGGCCAGGTGGGTCGGTGGCCTGTCCTGGCCCTCCAGGGACACACAGTGCCGTGGGGAGtggggcagggcacaggcagagccattGCAGTTCCctgaagcagctctgcaggctggGTGGTTCTGCTCTCGCCTAGGGCAAGGGCTGCCTGCATGGCTGTGGAGCTGTACCCATGCCGTGCCCCAGCTTGCTGGCAGGGCATAAGCACTGCTTGGGATTCCCCGCTGGGCAGAACCACTTGTTTACTCCCTACGGCACAAGTGGTGAGATAACTTCGATGTTATCTACTCCCCCAGCATCCTGTTTGGCGAGCCCTTATCTGTGCCATGCATGTGTTGGGCACCAGGGAGTCAGCAGACAGCGTGGGCGGGGGTACCTGGGTGGCAGCGCTGCCCAGTGGAAAGGGTCTCCATCACCAGTGTGGCAGGGGAAAGGCACGAGGCAGAAAGCTGTCCTATCCTGAGATCAAAGAAACATCTCTGAGAGGGACTGAGTGGGGTGGACAGGAGTGATTTGCCCAAAACTACCCCTGCAtcctgcagctggggctgccccagcgcTGTGAGGTCCCTGTgggtgggggatgtggggtgctgTGGCCCGTGCAGGCTGTCTTGGAAGTTGTCCTTCTGGTCCTGGCTAATCCTTGCAACCATCGCACCCCCCTCCAAGCCAGGGTAGCATTCCGATAACGTGTTCCTGTGGCTAAACATTCAAATTCTGAGAAAGATTTTATCAGGCACTGCTTTGCTCCAGGACTGTCAGGGGAGGGTCCAGCTGCTTGGGCTGCACGCCAGCTGTCACACTAAGAGATGTGCCCAAAGTCACTCTGCAGCTCAGGGACACCCTTTGGGTCAAACACCCCCTGGGCGCCTGTGGTGGGTGAGACCTGTCCCCCGCCTGTGCTCAGGAGGTGCCTCCAAAGACTCCACTCAGCAGGGCGTTGGAGGACCTGGGGAGAGCCACCCTGTTCCCCCGGCTGGAGTGGGGAGACGGCGGGAGGGGGGAGGCACCCCAGCAGGGTGTGGGTCCTTGCTGACACCACGTCATGCTCCTGCAGGGGTGCTGCTGGATGCCTCCTTGCTCCAGAGGGCTGCTGAGCCCTCCCTGGTGACAGGGACGGGGGGAGCAGGGGGCTCCCCAGGAAGGCGCTCGCTGTATCGCTGGCAGCAGCTGAGCCGGGCGGGCGGTGTCAGGGTGACTCGGTTCCTCTGCGGTTTGCAGGGGGATATTGCACAAGGAGGGGAACAGGCTGTGCCGTGTGGGGTGGGACCCTCTGCTGAAAACAACACGAGTGTGGCTCGGCATGGAGGGTTTGTGGTGTGCTGGTGATGGGGGTGCCTCttgcaccccctgccccagggtcTCACTCCACCAGGTCCTGGGCACTCCCTGAGGACAC comes from Athene noctua chromosome 5, bAthNoc1.hap1.1, whole genome shotgun sequence and encodes:
- the HTATIP2 gene encoding protein HTATIP2, translated to MAAGGGGGGGACFVLGASGETGRALLRELLARRLFARVTLVGRRRLSLGEETGAAVEQAVVDFERLSEHAAAFQGHDVGFCCLGTTRAKAGVDGFVRVDRDYVAQAAELARAGGCKHFVLQSSQGANQHSRFLYLRVKGEVENLVQAVGFDRCTILRPAVLLCKRQESRPGEWMAQQFLGVVARVFPTAYSVPVEMVARAMVASVLQPDKGKVEVLENKAIHELGKALPQQST
- the LOC141961011 gene encoding 1-phosphatidylinositol phosphodiesterase-like, which gives rise to MGARCRRSMAFDCTPQPAAWCPDWMAGLPDALPLSHLSIPGTHDSLSLFGGRRLRCQSWGLESQLAAGIRFLDVRCKLVRGELHIYHLCTFQRASLRGVLRRTLRFLRAHPGEAVLMRIKEELPILPQPGFAARLHRCLLEEGRGRVWCREEVPTLGQARGKIVVLEALAREVLGIPYEQLSISDAWNVLSLERKWARARRHLEKAAGGDPTTMHLTFCSGNGLFTCPEEVARFVNPRCYQHLRRRGGQPMHWGVVIMDFPGAGLLRLIVESNTPQASGRITVAPGNPTASPRHPHGRGGGRCCRHSSAHCPHRRLSGRTLLPAPRLCRRTSVHVEQKRVSSSPWAPRSLCMTTV